A window from Ardenticatenales bacterium encodes these proteins:
- a CDS encoding biotin/lipoyl-binding protein, with translation MKLKIKLNEAEETVEVVRKGDLLHVTRGAETTTVRLLQEEGAAFLLERVGVENNSAARVRAAGISLDNGRRQLWVNGQLFAYERIPERAAPPEQGADTSLSATIPAIVAQVLVDVGREVRAGDKLILLESMKMVIPIEAPYDGIVTAVNCAAGESVQPGVPLAVLERAARDEDGHGHG, from the coding sequence ATGAAACTGAAAATCAAGTTGAATGAGGCCGAGGAAACGGTGGAAGTGGTGCGTAAGGGGGATTTGCTGCACGTGACGCGGGGGGCGGAGACGACGACAGTGCGGCTGCTGCAAGAAGAGGGCGCAGCTTTTTTGTTGGAACGGGTGGGGGTGGAGAATAATTCGGCGGCGCGGGTGCGGGCTGCCGGCATTTCCCTCGACAACGGCCGCCGCCAACTATGGGTCAATGGCCAACTCTTCGCCTACGAACGCATCCCCGAACGCGCCGCCCCCCCCGAACAGGGAGCCGACACCTCCCTTTCCGCCACGATTCCCGCCATCGTCGCCCAGGTTCTCGTGGACGTTGGCCGCGAAGTGCGCGCCGGCGACAAACTCATCCTGCTGGAATCCATGAAAATGGTCATCCCCATCGAAGCCCCTTACGATGGCATAGTCACTGCCGTCAACTGCGCTGCCGGCGAGTCCGTGCAGCCAGGCGTGCCACTGGCCGTGCTGGAGCGGGCGGCGAGGGACGAAGATGGTCACGGTCACGGATGA